In the Haladaptatus sp. QDMS2 genome, CTGAAATCACAGACCTATCAGCAGTCGTATCTAAACTGATGCGACGATATCTGGAACTGGACTGTCGGTGGTGGGGGAGAGCGTGAGCCAAAGAAGTACAGAGGAAATGGCAGTTGGACCTGAGCGAAATACAGCCGCTGTCTTTCGGTTGAATGTCCAGCCACTATCCTGATAAGTTGGTTGTGCGTGGTTGCTCTCTGCGCCGCTCTGAGTGGTGGTGACCACCACGTGAGTGGCGGTGGTGACGGCTGGCGCTGACACCGGGACTGTCTTCCCTCACGGATTCCGGTCAGCACCAAGCACTGCGGTGTGGGACCTTCGGCCTGGGCGGCGACTGACCTACTCGGCTTCCGGGTACTCGACCAGACGGGCCAGGTTCTCCAGACTCATGCCCCACCCGGTGGCTGCGTCCTCTGCAGGGATCGGCTTGGGGATGCCCTCCTGGCGTACGGTCACCTTGGTTCCATCCGCAACTTCTTCGAGGGTGATGGTCACGGTCATTTCGCTCTGCATCTCGGGGGTATCCGTCTCGAATTGGTCTGTCTGGACGATACGCTCGTTGGGCACCAGCTCGACGTATTCGCCGCTGAAGCTGTGCTCGTCACTCTTGTCGAGCGAGGTGAACGTCCCGCGGTACGTGCCACCGACCTCACCGTCGGCGTGGTCGTATCTTGCGGTGTAGCCTGCCGGCGGCGAGAACTTCGCCAGCGCGTCGGCGTCCAGGAACGCCTTGTAGATGCGCTCGGCCGGTGCCTTGATCACGCGGCTCACTTCGATGCTTCCAGTCTCCGGTTCGTTAGGTTGGTCGCTCATGGCTGATCGTCTTCTTCGACTTCTTGCGCGATGGCCTCCAGCGTGTCCTCCCAGAAGATCCGGTATTGGACGATCCAGGAGAAGGCTTCGGACAGGGGCTTGCCCTGGAGTGCGCACCGGCGCACTCGGCCGTCGCGGGTCTGCTCAAGCAGCCCAGCGTCTTCCAGCACGCGCAGGTGCTGGCTGATCGCGGGCAGGCTGACGTCGTGGGGTTCGGCCAGCTCACTCACACTTTTCTCACCCTCCGAGAGCTGCTCGATGAGCGAGCGTCGGGTGGGGTGAGAGAGTGCAGCAAAGACCGCGTCCAGGTCAACGTCAGGATGCTTAAGCATCTTCTAAACTATCGCGTCCACTATACTTAAGCATTTGCTTAAACGAGAATAGAGGCCAAAATTCTGACCCCGGCCAACGTTCAAGCATTCCACGTGGTCCGGACGTGACGAACCCCCCTGCTGAACTACTTCTGGGAAGGCACCCGATCCAACCACTCTCTCGATTCCTCTGGTAACTATGCACCCTGTATCTTGCACCCCCGTTCTATCAGCTACAAGAAGTGTGCCAACCGAATCTCTGGGTCATCCGCGAATCCCTATGAGAAGCGGCATACAGAAAAGCG is a window encoding:
- a CDS encoding helix-turn-helix transcriptional regulator — translated: MLKHPDVDLDAVFAALSHPTRRSLIEQLSEGEKSVSELAEPHDVSLPAISQHLRVLEDAGLLEQTRDGRVRRCALQGKPLSEAFSWIVQYRIFWEDTLEAIAQEVEEDDQP
- a CDS encoding SRPBCC domain-containing protein, which encodes MSDQPNEPETGSIEVSRVIKAPAERIYKAFLDADALAKFSPPAGYTARYDHADGEVGGTYRGTFTSLDKSDEHSFSGEYVELVPNERIVQTDQFETDTPEMQSEMTVTITLEEVADGTKVTVRQEGIPKPIPAEDAATGWGMSLENLARLVEYPEAE